The following coding sequences lie in one Alloacidobacterium dinghuense genomic window:
- the tolB gene encoding Tol-Pal system beta propeller repeat protein TolB: protein MMLIQFPQISLPDGRMIIGKKSGILLSRYSLLFAAIFILSGLEIAHAQDWVRTGTNLGAQKIRLAAANFKQTSNDPQSGSLKGAFDTTLFNDLQNAGIFDMVSKSMAPPLMPGSPQEINLPDWAAAPSNADMVVFGSLGVADGKVSVYGYLFDAKNQQTPQILGKQYSDNASVDNARAIAHRFADEIITRLGGVAGICETKIYFVSFRSGNKEIWVMDYDGENEHQITHLGSISLSPRVAPDNSRVAFSSLGKNGWSIRMYSLLLNRAVNFNSPGGTTISPAWSSDGSKLAFSSSHDGDSEIFTSDASGGGLHRVTAFRGPDVSPVWNPKTNAQIAWVSGRTGLPQIYIMDSDGANVQRMTDGGYATSPSWSPNGQFLAFAWNRKYGPGAPGGQDIYIMDVASKRWTQLTHDSGHNDFPSWSPDSRHIVFQREDGGATQIWTMLADGSEQHALTHGSANTMPNWSWK from the coding sequence ATGATGTTGATCCAGTTTCCGCAAATTTCTCTGCCGGACGGAAGAATGATTATTGGTAAGAAATCAGGAATTTTGCTCTCACGTTATTCCCTTCTATTTGCAGCAATTTTTATCCTGAGCGGCCTAGAGATCGCGCATGCACAGGACTGGGTGCGCACTGGCACGAATCTCGGCGCACAGAAGATTCGCCTGGCGGCTGCAAATTTCAAGCAAACATCGAATGATCCTCAGTCTGGCTCGCTGAAGGGCGCGTTCGACACGACGCTCTTTAACGATCTGCAAAATGCGGGCATCTTCGACATGGTGTCGAAGAGCATGGCTCCGCCGCTGATGCCGGGTTCGCCGCAGGAGATCAATCTGCCTGACTGGGCGGCTGCTCCTTCCAATGCCGACATGGTGGTTTTTGGGTCCCTTGGAGTCGCGGATGGAAAAGTGTCCGTTTACGGTTACTTATTCGACGCGAAGAACCAGCAGACGCCGCAGATTCTGGGCAAGCAGTATTCGGACAATGCCAGCGTCGACAATGCGCGCGCGATTGCTCACCGCTTTGCCGATGAGATTATTACGCGGCTGGGCGGCGTTGCCGGTATCTGCGAGACGAAGATTTATTTCGTCTCTTTCAGGTCGGGCAACAAAGAAATCTGGGTGATGGATTACGACGGCGAGAACGAACACCAGATTACGCATCTGGGCTCGATCTCGCTCTCGCCGCGCGTGGCTCCGGATAATTCGCGGGTTGCGTTTTCGAGTCTCGGCAAGAACGGCTGGTCTATCCGCATGTACTCACTGTTGCTGAACCGTGCCGTGAATTTCAATTCACCGGGCGGGACGACGATCTCTCCGGCGTGGTCGAGTGACGGATCGAAGCTGGCATTCTCCTCGTCGCATGATGGCGATTCGGAAATCTTTACGTCGGACGCGAGTGGTGGCGGTCTGCATCGCGTGACTGCCTTCCGCGGACCGGATGTTTCGCCGGTGTGGAATCCCAAGACGAATGCGCAGATTGCGTGGGTGAGCGGGCGCACGGGACTGCCGCAGATCTACATCATGGATTCGGATGGCGCAAATGTGCAGCGCATGACCGACGGCGGCTATGCCACTTCGCCTTCGTGGTCGCCCAACGGGCAATTCCTGGCCTTTGCGTGGAACCGCAAGTACGGCCCGGGCGCGCCAGGCGGACAGGATATCTACATCATGGACGTTGCCAGCAAGCGCTGGACGCAGCTGACCCATGATTCCGGGCATAACGATTTTCCCTCATGGTCTCCAGACTCGCGCCACATTGTCTTTCAACGGGAAGACGGCGGCGCTACGCAGATCTGGACCATGCTGGCTGACGGTTCTGAACAACACGCATTGACACATGGCAGCGCCAACACCATGCCGAATTGGAGTTGGAAGTAA
- a CDS encoding TonB family protein, producing MRTSARIEVEGNRLGGPAVGSLMLHAGVVALVVVYIFLVGRFHGGIWGNSESAPGAIQATLVSSAPTIPLPSENKPTENVLATQTPSPAPAPPAPEKTVQAPPPDAIPIPEKQKIPPKVKQAPQKAEAPVKPKPQKNVTPTSTKHAQPVPNQQNRANYGEATQSNIPRSMASNPNGNNPVAVNGGDFGSRFPWYVELIRRRTAQNWLTQEVSPSTPAGARVYLSFVVSRDGSPSQIRIAQSSGSPSLDTSCLRAVQRVDSYGPLPGGYNGSSLSVSYYCEEPGR from the coding sequence ATGAGGACCAGCGCAAGAATCGAAGTTGAAGGGAACCGTCTTGGTGGCCCGGCTGTGGGTTCGCTCATGCTCCACGCTGGAGTGGTGGCGCTGGTTGTGGTGTATATCTTTCTCGTCGGGCGGTTTCATGGCGGCATCTGGGGTAACAGCGAGTCTGCGCCGGGTGCGATTCAGGCCACGCTGGTGAGTTCGGCTCCGACGATTCCGCTGCCGAGTGAAAACAAGCCGACGGAGAATGTTCTGGCAACGCAGACACCCAGTCCGGCACCTGCGCCGCCTGCTCCGGAAAAGACAGTGCAGGCGCCTCCGCCGGATGCAATTCCGATTCCTGAAAAGCAGAAGATTCCTCCCAAGGTAAAGCAGGCTCCGCAGAAGGCTGAAGCTCCGGTGAAGCCGAAGCCACAGAAGAATGTCACGCCCACTTCGACGAAGCATGCGCAGCCGGTTCCGAACCAGCAGAACCGCGCGAATTACGGCGAAGCTACCCAAAGTAATATTCCGCGATCGATGGCAAGCAACCCAAATGGGAATAATCCCGTCGCAGTCAATGGGGGAGACTTTGGTTCGCGCTTCCCCTGGTACGTGGAATTGATTCGCAGACGAACGGCGCAAAACTGGCTGACACAGGAAGTCTCTCCGAGCACCCCGGCGGGAGCCAGGGTGTATTTGTCTTTTGTGGTCTCCCGGGATGGTTCTCCAAGCCAGATACGGATTGCGCAGTCGAGCGGCTCGCCTAGTCTGGACACTTCGTGCCTCAGAGCGGTCCAGAGGGTTGATTCCTATGGTCCATTGCCTGGAGGATACAACGGAAGCTCGCTTTCGGTGTCGTACTATTGTGAAGAGCCCGGGCGATGA
- a CDS encoding ExbD/TolR family protein, with product MAFTSRSGHTQTALAEINITPLVDVVLVLLVIFMLTAPVLQSGIDVAVPKTKTVKEITEQRTVLTIDKDQRVFLGDQPINLADLASRLHESNTDPAHRIIYLRADERVPFGAFASVMDAVKQAGITNISIVTQPLNNGSAVK from the coding sequence GTGGCGTTCACAAGTAGATCCGGTCATACGCAGACCGCTCTGGCGGAAATCAACATCACTCCTCTGGTGGACGTGGTGCTGGTGCTGCTGGTGATCTTTATGTTGACGGCTCCGGTTCTGCAGTCAGGCATTGACGTAGCCGTGCCGAAGACGAAGACGGTAAAGGAAATTACCGAGCAGCGCACGGTGTTGACGATCGATAAAGATCAGCGCGTATTTCTTGGCGATCAGCCGATCAATCTTGCCGATCTCGCTTCGCGCCTGCACGAATCGAATACTGATCCTGCGCACCGGATTATTTATCTGCGCGCCGATGAGCGTGTGCCGTTTGGCGCGTTCGCTTCGGTAATGGATGCCGTGAAGCAGGCCGGAATTACCAATATCAGCATTGTGACGCAGCCACTGAATAACGGCTCTGCGGTGAAGTAG
- a CDS encoding MotA/TolQ/ExbB proton channel family protein, whose translation MTHIFLAIALVLFQAEPDAAAPPAPPSGSAIVEMLQNSGPIALAVLGLLLIASLYSWAIILGKWGTFKRARAQSNRFLRAFRKANRLQEIAAVSEQFKPSPLVNVFDEVYETYRRQTGGYGPPKNITALERAAQTASSEALTVLEQRLTWLATIGAISPFIGLFGTIMGIVDAFHGLGTAGAATLRAVAPGVSEALITTAAGLVVAVPAVIAYNQFTARCREFGARMDDFSRELLNSMEEFTVGANEDPLERQAARGVHK comes from the coding sequence ATGACACACATTTTTCTTGCAATTGCTTTAGTTTTATTTCAGGCGGAGCCCGACGCAGCCGCGCCGCCTGCTCCTCCGAGCGGTAGCGCGATTGTGGAGATGCTGCAAAACAGCGGACCGATTGCGCTGGCTGTTCTCGGGCTGCTGCTGATTGCCAGTCTTTATTCGTGGGCGATCATTCTCGGCAAGTGGGGCACGTTCAAGCGTGCGCGCGCGCAGAGCAATCGCTTCCTGCGTGCTTTTCGCAAGGCGAACCGTCTGCAGGAGATTGCCGCCGTCAGTGAGCAATTCAAGCCCAGTCCGCTGGTGAATGTATTTGACGAGGTTTACGAGACGTATCGGAGACAGACAGGTGGATATGGACCTCCGAAGAACATTACAGCTCTTGAACGGGCAGCACAGACGGCTTCGAGTGAAGCACTGACAGTTCTGGAGCAGCGGCTCACCTGGCTGGCAACCATTGGCGCGATTTCGCCTTTTATTGGCTTGTTCGGCACGATCATGGGTATTGTCGATGCCTTCCATGGATTGGGAACTGCGGGCGCGGCGACGCTGCGCGCAGTGGCGCCGGGTGTTTCTGAGGCGCTGATCACGACTGCGGCTGGCCTTGTCGTCGCGGTACCGGCTGTGATCGCTTACAACCAGTTCACGGCGCGCTGCCGCGAATTTGGGGCGCGCATGGATGACTTCTCGCGCGAACTGCTGAACAGCATGGAAGAGTTTACGGTAGGAGCGAACGAGGATCCGCTGGAAAGGCAAGCCGCGCGTGGCGTTCACAAGTAG
- the recN gene encoding DNA repair protein RecN has translation MLLELRAENYAVIDHAIAVFGAGLNLLTGETGAGKSILVDALALLMGDKASSEVVRHGADKAVVACVFEATQGAEAILETNGIDSEGHEIILRREILSNGKGRVFINNQPATVAVLRQLAPELALVHAQSETLGAFDQPQQRSLLDRFGNISEEFTTAAHERWRAIQQKLNDLERDEQDRLRMVDLWSFQRNEIDSVKPAEGEDESLEIERRVLSNAEKLYAAAMNTHELLYEGASSAETALRAAQKQIEELAHYDPKFQEAAQQIASARASVEDVSATVRDYAENIQASPERLAEIEDRLAALSRLKRKYGQTLAEVIAYGKEVAGKLNEIENRDEILKTLRGDLKIAADAYRKAAQALTADRAAAAKKLEKLAETQINDLAMKVRFAVTVAPNEDPAHWTTHGWDTVEYRIATNAGEPLKPLDEIASGGEMSRVLLALKVSVEEGASKAQSKKKTQVPRTLVFDEIDIGIGGRAAEAVGQKLKALSRAQQVLCVTHLPQIAAFADQHFLIEKKEHSGRTKTSVRLLEASDRTEEVARMLSGATVTDTSLKHAEQMIKTSR, from the coding sequence ATGCTGCTCGAGCTGCGCGCAGAAAATTACGCGGTCATTGATCACGCCATCGCAGTCTTCGGCGCCGGCCTCAATCTCCTTACCGGAGAAACCGGAGCAGGCAAGTCGATTCTCGTCGATGCGCTCGCCCTGCTGATGGGCGATAAAGCCTCGTCTGAAGTGGTGCGCCACGGAGCAGACAAGGCTGTCGTCGCTTGCGTCTTTGAAGCTACGCAAGGAGCCGAGGCCATCCTCGAGACCAACGGCATCGATAGCGAAGGCCATGAAATCATCTTGCGACGCGAAATCCTGTCGAATGGAAAAGGTCGCGTTTTCATTAACAATCAGCCGGCAACGGTAGCCGTTCTCCGCCAGCTTGCGCCCGAACTCGCCCTCGTCCACGCACAGAGTGAAACGCTGGGAGCCTTCGATCAGCCACAGCAGCGCAGCCTCCTCGACCGCTTCGGCAACATCTCCGAAGAATTCACCACCGCCGCTCACGAGCGCTGGCGAGCCATTCAGCAGAAGCTCAACGACCTCGAACGCGACGAGCAGGACCGTCTCCGCATGGTCGACCTCTGGAGCTTCCAGCGCAACGAGATCGACAGCGTCAAGCCTGCCGAAGGCGAAGACGAGTCTCTCGAAATCGAGCGCCGCGTCTTATCCAACGCCGAAAAACTATACGCCGCCGCGATGAACACCCATGAGCTGCTCTACGAAGGAGCCAGTTCCGCGGAGACGGCTCTACGCGCAGCGCAAAAACAGATCGAGGAACTGGCGCACTACGATCCAAAATTCCAGGAAGCCGCGCAGCAGATCGCGTCTGCCCGCGCATCGGTCGAGGACGTAAGCGCCACCGTCCGCGATTATGCCGAGAACATTCAGGCTTCGCCAGAGCGGCTTGCCGAAATTGAAGACCGTCTCGCCGCTCTCAGCCGCCTGAAGCGCAAATACGGGCAGACTCTGGCCGAAGTCATCGCCTACGGCAAAGAAGTAGCAGGAAAGCTCAACGAAATCGAGAATCGCGACGAAATTCTGAAAACCCTGCGTGGTGACCTGAAGATTGCAGCCGACGCCTATCGCAAAGCCGCACAGGCCCTTACCGCCGATCGCGCAGCGGCAGCAAAGAAGCTCGAAAAATTAGCCGAGACGCAGATCAATGACCTCGCCATGAAAGTCCGTTTCGCTGTGACTGTCGCTCCGAATGAAGACCCCGCGCATTGGACCACCCACGGCTGGGACACGGTCGAATACCGCATCGCCACAAATGCGGGCGAACCGCTAAAGCCGCTCGATGAAATCGCCTCCGGCGGCGAAATGTCGCGCGTCCTGCTTGCGCTCAAAGTCAGCGTGGAAGAAGGCGCAAGCAAAGCGCAAAGCAAAAAGAAAACACAGGTCCCGCGCACTCTTGTCTTCGACGAAATCGATATCGGCATCGGAGGCCGTGCTGCCGAAGCCGTCGGTCAAAAACTCAAAGCGCTCTCCCGTGCGCAGCAGGTTTTGTGCGTAACGCATCTGCCGCAAATCGCTGCCTTTGCCGACCAGCATTTCCTCATCGAGAAAAAGGAACACAGCGGACGCACCAAAACCTCAGTCCGCCTGCTCGAAGCTTCAGATCGCACCGAAGAGGTTGCTCGCATGTTGAGCGGCGCCACTGTAACTGACACGTCGCTCAAACACGCCGAGCAAATGATTAAGACCAGCAGGTAA
- a CDS encoding SRPBCC family protein, with protein sequence MDLKFQIQTKIQKPVAEVFDAVYNPKKITQYFATESASGPLDDGAKVIWRFADYPGDVPLSVKKVVPNALIVFEWTAMEGGYDTHVEMKFEPLGPEETLVSISEGNWKENQKGLDSSYGNCYGWMQMSCCLKAYLEYGINLRKGFFYNPKLENHPKGK encoded by the coding sequence ATGGATCTAAAGTTTCAGATTCAGACAAAGATTCAGAAACCGGTCGCGGAGGTCTTTGACGCGGTTTATAACCCGAAGAAGATCACACAGTACTTTGCTACCGAATCGGCGAGCGGGCCGCTGGATGATGGGGCGAAGGTGATCTGGCGGTTTGCGGATTATCCGGGCGATGTTCCATTGTCTGTGAAGAAGGTTGTTCCCAATGCGTTGATTGTTTTTGAATGGACGGCGATGGAAGGCGGCTATGACACGCATGTCGAAATGAAGTTTGAGCCGCTCGGCCCGGAAGAGACGCTGGTCAGCATTTCAGAAGGCAACTGGAAGGAAAATCAAAAGGGGCTGGATAGCTCGTACGGGAATTGCTACGGCTGGATGCAGATGAGCTGTTGCCTGAAGGCCTATCTAGAGTATGGGATCAATCTGCGAAAAGGCTTCTTTTACAACCCGAAGTTGGAGAACCATCCTAAAGGGAAATGA
- a CDS encoding ArsR/SmtB family transcription factor → MSTTKKERERQEAIFKALADYRRREMLDLLRDKPQTTGDICNTFKDLDRCTVMQHLGVLEKAELIIVKREGRHRWNYINPLPIKEIYDRWISRYATYAIDILARMKHDLETH, encoded by the coding sequence ATGTCAACCACAAAGAAGGAGCGCGAACGGCAGGAGGCCATCTTCAAGGCATTAGCCGACTACCGCCGCCGTGAAATGCTCGACCTTCTCCGGGACAAACCGCAGACCACAGGAGACATCTGCAACACCTTCAAAGACCTCGACCGCTGCACCGTAATGCAACACCTCGGAGTACTCGAGAAAGCAGAGCTGATCATCGTAAAGCGCGAAGGCCGCCATCGCTGGAACTACATCAACCCGTTGCCGATCAAAGAAATCTACGACCGCTGGATCAGCCGCTACGCCACCTATGCCATCGACATCCTCGCCCGCATGAAACATGACCTGGAAACACACTAA
- a CDS encoding alpha/beta hydrolase, translating to MRVRKPSLHFLATLLFAATALAQQSQHLFFRVTIGPEISAPASGRLLVFLAPGTGTKEVDMNQFQPSEVYVAAKEILYLKPGEAVDIDTDDLAFPAAFSSLKPGDYQAQAVLDVNHTYTYGGRGEGDLISDVIALQSWTPGEGSQPSLVLNSKAPARQTPKLPLPPEVQKAADDHTQPADFISPSLTKFSGRETRIRAWIILPPGYSDKAEEKFPTVYWTHGFGGNLISAKAQGQMIYARMAQGKMPPMIWVMLDESLATGTHEFADSVNNGPWGAALTTEFIPWIESKYRMDAKPSGRFLQGHSSGGWASLQLQVNYPKIFGGTWSTSPDPSDFHNFSQIDLYASHANLYHRSDGSAFPIIRDHEKIMATMEELAKQERVLGVYGGQLASFEWVFSPRGADGRPLKMFNRDTGDVDPSVIAYWHDHYDLANIVSTDWAARGKDLKGKIHLIVGTADTFYLDGAAHKFEAVLKGFDADPHFTYLDNRTHFDLYKEGDDRMALFDKIAAEMYAVARPEKK from the coding sequence ATGCGCGTCCGCAAGCCTTCTCTTCACTTCCTTGCCACTCTCCTATTCGCCGCAACCGCACTCGCCCAGCAATCGCAGCATCTTTTCTTCCGCGTCACTATAGGCCCGGAAATCAGCGCGCCCGCATCCGGCCGCCTGCTCGTCTTTCTCGCGCCTGGAACCGGCACGAAAGAAGTAGACATGAATCAGTTCCAGCCAAGCGAAGTCTACGTTGCGGCAAAGGAAATACTGTATCTCAAGCCGGGTGAGGCAGTAGACATCGACACTGACGACCTAGCCTTTCCTGCAGCCTTCTCCAGCCTCAAGCCCGGCGACTACCAGGCGCAGGCCGTGCTTGACGTGAATCACACCTATACCTACGGAGGCCGTGGTGAAGGTGATCTCATCAGCGATGTCATCGCCTTGCAATCGTGGACGCCGGGTGAGGGAAGCCAACCATCCCTGGTCCTCAACAGCAAAGCCCCAGCCCGGCAAACCCCTAAGCTGCCGTTACCGCCGGAAGTCCAGAAAGCTGCAGACGACCACACGCAGCCCGCCGACTTCATCAGTCCATCGCTAACAAAGTTTTCCGGTCGCGAAACTCGCATCCGCGCCTGGATTATTCTGCCGCCCGGCTACAGCGACAAAGCCGAGGAGAAATTTCCCACCGTTTACTGGACGCACGGTTTTGGTGGCAATCTCATTTCCGCGAAGGCCCAGGGCCAGATGATCTACGCGCGCATGGCGCAAGGCAAAATGCCACCCATGATCTGGGTCATGCTCGATGAGTCGCTCGCCACCGGCACTCACGAATTCGCCGACTCGGTTAACAACGGTCCATGGGGCGCCGCGCTCACAACGGAATTCATCCCGTGGATTGAATCGAAATACCGCATGGATGCGAAGCCTAGCGGACGCTTCCTGCAGGGACACTCTTCCGGCGGCTGGGCGAGTCTTCAACTCCAGGTGAACTATCCGAAGATCTTCGGTGGCACCTGGTCCACATCACCCGATCCCAGCGACTTCCACAACTTCAGTCAGATCGATCTCTACGCGTCGCACGCCAATCTCTATCATCGGTCTGACGGCAGCGCGTTCCCCATCATTCGCGACCACGAAAAAATCATGGCAACCATGGAAGAGCTGGCAAAGCAGGAGCGTGTCTTAGGCGTTTACGGCGGCCAACTGGCTTCGTTCGAGTGGGTCTTCTCGCCTCGTGGGGCCGATGGTCGTCCACTCAAAATGTTCAATCGCGATACTGGCGACGTTGACCCATCCGTCATTGCCTACTGGCACGATCACTACGACCTCGCCAACATCGTCTCGACCGACTGGGCCGCACGCGGCAAAGACCTGAAGGGAAAAATACACCTCATCGTCGGAACCGCGGACACCTTCTACCTCGACGGAGCTGCCCACAAATTCGAGGCCGTGCTCAAAGGTTTTGATGCCGACCCGCACTTCACCTACCTCGACAACCGCACGCACTTCGACCTCTACAAAGAGGGCGATGACCGTATGGCGTTATTCGACAAAATAGCCGCCGAAATGTACGCAGTCGCCAGACCGGAGAAGAAATGA
- a CDS encoding 4-hydroxy-3-methylbut-2-enyl diphosphate reductase: MTATTIDPLTVEPRDGSESSEKRVLLLKPRGFCAGVVRAIDIVKIALETFGAPIYVRKEIVHNRFVVNELAEKGAIFVDEIDQVPEGMRVIYSAHGVSPAVRQHSKDLNLKVIDATCPLVTKVHVEAVKFAKQGYSLVLVGHRDHDEIEGTFGEAPDVTQIVSSAKEVENLKVPDPNRVAYLTQTTLSLDEARDIIHALKEKFPNIIGPHSQDICYATENRQTAVKNVAHNADLVLVVGSNNSSNSNRLVEVSRNLGTNGYLIDNSEAIDPAWLETVSTVAITAGASAPEILVEDVVNYLRQKGFGSVEEVEVMPENVRFGLPPEIVQAIASAPVSAPASV, translated from the coding sequence GTGACAGCAACGACAATTGACCCCCTTACGGTTGAGCCTCGCGATGGCTCCGAATCTTCTGAAAAGCGCGTTCTCCTCCTCAAGCCCCGCGGCTTCTGTGCAGGTGTCGTTCGCGCCATCGATATCGTAAAAATCGCCTTAGAAACCTTCGGCGCACCGATCTACGTGCGCAAAGAAATCGTTCACAACCGCTTTGTCGTGAATGAATTAGCGGAAAAGGGCGCGATTTTCGTCGACGAGATTGACCAGGTCCCCGAAGGCATGCGCGTTATCTATAGCGCCCATGGCGTTTCGCCCGCCGTCCGCCAGCACAGCAAAGACCTCAACCTCAAGGTCATTGACGCCACCTGCCCGCTCGTCACGAAGGTCCACGTCGAAGCCGTCAAGTTTGCCAAGCAGGGCTACTCGCTGGTCCTCGTCGGTCATCGCGACCACGATGAGATCGAGGGCACATTCGGCGAAGCACCCGACGTGACCCAGATTGTCTCCAGCGCTAAAGAAGTAGAGAACCTCAAGGTGCCCGATCCAAATCGGGTCGCTTACCTCACGCAGACCACGCTTTCTCTCGACGAGGCGCGTGACATTATCCACGCGCTCAAGGAGAAATTTCCCAACATCATCGGCCCGCACTCGCAGGACATCTGCTACGCCACAGAAAACCGCCAGACTGCGGTCAAGAACGTGGCGCATAACGCCGACCTCGTCCTCGTCGTAGGCTCGAACAACAGCTCCAACTCGAATCGTCTGGTCGAGGTTTCGCGCAATCTGGGAACGAACGGCTACCTCATCGATAACTCTGAAGCTATCGACCCCGCGTGGCTCGAAACCGTTTCGACCGTTGCAATTACTGCGGGGGCATCTGCTCCCGAAATCCTCGTCGAAGACGTCGTAAATTATTTGCGTCAAAAAGGTTTTGGTAGCGTCGAAGAAGTAGAAGTCATGCCGGAAAACGTCAGATTTGGTTTACCACCGGAGATCGTTCAGGCAATCGCATCCGCTCCAGTGTCAGCACCTGCATCTGTTTAA
- the shc gene encoding squalene--hopene cyclase, which produces MSTSTGTAKRGTPRFGRIDAALESVEAAIKRSRDYIFSIQDSEGYWCGELEADAMLEADYIFVHRFLGTGEEAKLRRALTEMLRFQNDDGSWSIYPGGPGNISLTVKCYFACKLMGWSADEPILAKAREWILAHGGVVRCNTFTKIYLCALGQYEYDAVPAVPPEIVLFPKWFYFNIYEISSWSRAILVPLSIAYAKKPFRKIPHEQGIDELFVGGRENANLHLKWDSKNKISWRNFFLMWDRVAHWAERIHIRPLRSIALKKAEKWLLERFEMSDGLGAIYPAMLNAIVALRCLGYSLDDPQVIRAIDEFEKLGIDEPNGSAACSEPTFRMQPCMSPVWDTAQAVYALGEAGVDRNDPRMLKAADWMLSKEVRHKGDWAVKVRNTQPGGWYFEFNNEFYPDVDDTAQVLLALNKVDNPRERYQHDVCLRAIDWVFAMQCRNGGWASFDKDNTKMIFQHIPFADHNAMLDPPTVDITGRILEMLAIYGYTRKDKRVEKAIKFIYEEQEPDGSWFGRWGVNYLYGTFLVLRGLEAIGVWNHEPQIQQAAEWIRMVQNSDGGWGESCGSYDDPTTRGVGVSTPSQTAWAILGLLAAGDIRSDSVAKGVRWLIEHQQKDGNWDESVGKGGARQAIYTGTGFPRVFYLAYHEYRNYFPLLALTNYKRAMERAA; this is translated from the coding sequence ATGAGTACAAGTACAGGAACAGCAAAACGCGGCACACCCAGATTCGGCAGAATCGATGCTGCCTTGGAGTCCGTAGAAGCCGCGATCAAGCGTTCCCGCGACTACATCTTTTCCATCCAGGATTCAGAGGGCTACTGGTGTGGCGAACTCGAAGCCGACGCCATGCTTGAAGCCGATTACATCTTCGTCCACCGTTTCCTCGGTACCGGCGAGGAAGCCAAGCTGCGGCGCGCCCTCACCGAGATGCTGCGCTTCCAAAATGACGATGGCAGCTGGAGCATCTATCCCGGCGGCCCCGGTAATATCAGCCTCACCGTCAAGTGCTACTTCGCCTGCAAGCTGATGGGCTGGAGTGCCGACGAGCCGATCCTGGCAAAAGCCCGCGAATGGATCCTCGCGCACGGTGGCGTTGTTCGGTGCAATACCTTCACAAAGATCTACCTCTGCGCGCTTGGCCAGTACGAGTACGACGCAGTCCCGGCCGTCCCGCCGGAGATCGTGCTCTTTCCCAAGTGGTTCTACTTCAATATTTACGAAATTTCATCGTGGTCGCGCGCCATCCTGGTGCCGCTGTCGATCGCGTACGCGAAAAAGCCATTTAGGAAAATTCCGCATGAGCAGGGAATTGACGAGCTTTTCGTAGGCGGCCGCGAGAATGCCAATCTGCACCTGAAATGGGATAGCAAGAACAAGATCAGCTGGCGTAATTTCTTCCTCATGTGGGATCGCGTTGCGCACTGGGCCGAGCGCATCCACATTCGTCCGCTGCGCTCGATAGCGCTTAAGAAGGCGGAAAAGTGGCTTCTTGAGCGCTTTGAGATGTCCGATGGCCTGGGCGCCATCTATCCAGCCATGCTCAACGCCATCGTCGCTCTGCGCTGCCTCGGTTATTCGCTCGACGATCCGCAAGTCATCCGCGCCATCGACGAATTCGAAAAGCTGGGCATCGACGAGCCTAACGGCTCCGCTGCTTGCTCCGAGCCGACCTTCCGCATGCAGCCCTGCATGTCCCCGGTGTGGGATACCGCACAGGCCGTCTATGCACTTGGCGAGGCCGGAGTGGATCGTAATGATCCGCGCATGCTCAAGGCCGCCGACTGGATGCTCTCAAAGGAAGTCCGTCACAAAGGCGACTGGGCAGTAAAGGTCCGCAACACTCAGCCAGGTGGCTGGTACTTTGAGTTCAACAATGAGTTTTACCCGGATGTTGATGATACGGCACAAGTTCTGCTCGCACTGAATAAGGTCGATAATCCCCGCGAGCGATATCAGCACGATGTCTGTCTCCGCGCCATCGACTGGGTCTTCGCCATGCAGTGCAGGAACGGCGGCTGGGCCAGCTTCGACAAAGACAACACGAAGATGATCTTCCAGCACATCCCCTTTGCTGACCACAATGCGATGCTCGACCCGCCGACTGTCGACATCACAGGTCGCATCCTGGAGATGCTGGCGATCTACGGCTACACGCGCAAAGACAAGCGCGTCGAAAAAGCTATCAAGTTTATTTACGAGGAGCAGGAGCCTGACGGCAGCTGGTTCGGCCGCTGGGGCGTCAACTACCTCTACGGAACCTTCCTCGTTTTGCGCGGCCTGGAAGCCATCGGCGTGTGGAACCACGAGCCGCAGATTCAGCAGGCAGCCGAGTGGATTCGCATGGTGCAGAACTCCGACGGAGGCTGGGGCGAAAGCTGTGGCAGCTACGACGATCCGACGACGCGCGGCGTAGGCGTCAGCACCCCCTCGCAGACAGCATGGGCCATCCTTGGTTTGCTCGCAGCCGGCGACATCCGCAGCGATAGCGTAGCCAAGGGCGTGCGCTGGCTGATAGAGCACCAGCAGAAAGACGGGAACTGGGACGAGAGCGTGGGCAAGGGGGGTGCCCGTCAGGCGATCTACACCGGCACTGGCTTCCCGCGAGTCTTTTACCTCGCCTATCACGAGTACCGGAATTATTTCCCGCTGCTGGCCCTCACAAATTACAAGCGCGCGATGGAACGCGCCGCATAG